The Paenibacillus beijingensis nucleotide sequence GCGCTTCCTGGCGCGGATTTTTGTCGTAATCGAACAGGTCGAGCTGCACTGCCGTCTCGTCCTTTAGCGATAAATTTTGCAGCGTGATGCCGAGCAATCTGACTGGGCCTCCATGCTTCCAATGAAAATCGAACAGCCTGCACGCTTCACGGTGGATTTCGGCAGCGTTGTCGGTCGGCGTCTCGAGCGTCATGCTGCGCGTCACGGTCGACATATCCGGCCGCCGGATCGTAATTTGCACCGTCTGGGCAACGAGCTTCTTCCGGCGCATTCTGCGCGACGTCTGATCGGCCAAATTAAGCAATACACGGTGAATGTCTTCACATTCACTCAAATTTTCGGGAAGCGTCGTCGTATGCCCGACCGATTTGCTTTGTTCTATTGTTTCCTTCACAGGCGAACGGTCGATTCCATTCGCCGCTTCCTTCATCCACAATCCCATTACCCCGAAATGGCCCGTCAAAAACGAAACGTCGCTCGCAGCCAGCTCCCCGATCGTCCGAATGTTCAGCTTTCGCAGCTTATCCGCCGTTTTTCGCCCGATGCCGAACAGACTGTCGCAGGGGCGGCTCCACAGCCGGGCCGGCACGTCGCGGATGCGCAGTACGGTAAGTCCATTCGGCTTGTCCATATCGGAAGCCATTTTGGCCAGCAGCTTGTTGGGCGCAATTCCGATGGAGCAAGGAAGCCCCCATTCGGTCCGGATTCGTTCCCGGATCCGGTGGGCAATGTCCAGCGGCGTGCCGTACAGCTTCGAGCCGGTAATATCCAGATAGCATTCATCGATCGACGTTGCCTGAACCAGCGGCGTAAAGCTGCGGGCAATGTCCATAAATCCGCGCGAGTACCGGCGGTACAAATCAAAATCAGGCTGAATAATAATAAGCTGCGGGCATGCCTTCAATCCCTGCCGTACCGTCATCCCCGTCTTGACGCCGAATGCGCGGGCGGCATAAGAGCATGTAACGATGACGCCCTTGCGCAGCTCTACACTGCCGGCCACAGCAGTCGGCTTGCCTTTATATTGTTCCGGATGCTCCGCTTCATGCACGGAACAATAGAAGGCGTTCATATCCAAATGCAGGATTACTCTTCCCTTAGCCGGGTAATGATCTTCGACCATGTCCGTTCATCCCTCGCTTTCACGATAGCCGCCCGCGTGATTTAAGCTCCGGTTCGTATTATAATTAGGATACAATTGGATGCAAATACGGTCAAGGAAAGACGGCTGTTAAAAAAATGAACCAAACTCTCTACACGTGACGTAATAAGTGATATAATTTATGAATTATGACTTTGTGATGACTGCAATTAAGGGGGATAACCCGGCAATGACAACTGCCATATCGATTTTTGACACGACGCTGCGCGACGGTACCCAAGGAGAAGGGATCAGCCTCTCCGCGGACGATAAATTAAAGATCGCCTTGAAGCTGGATGAACTTGGCGTTCATTATATTGAAGGCGGCAACCCGGGAAGCAACAATAAAGACATTGAATTTTTTGAGCGGGTCAAAGGAATGAAGTTCAACGCCAAAATTACGGCTTTCGGCAGCACCCGCCGCAAAAACAGCGTTGCCGAGCAGGACGCCAGCCTGCTGCGCATCGTAGAATCCGGCGTTCCGGCAGCTACGCTCGTCGGCAAATCATGGGATTTTCACGTGCATACCGCCCTGCAAACGACACTTGAAGAAAACCTGGCCATGATTTTCGATTCGATCGCTTTTTTGAAGCGCAACGGCATCGAGGCGATTTTTGATGCCGAGCATTTCTTCGACGGCTACAAACATAACCCCGAATACGCGTTAACCGTTCTGCAGAAAGCCCGTGAAGCGGGTGCAGACTGGATTGTGCTCTGCGATACGAACGGCGGGACGCTTCCGGGAGAAATTCACGATATCGTCAGACGGGTCAACAACGAGATTAAAGCGAATATCGGAATTCATACCCACAACGACTGCGAACTGGCCGTCGCCAATTCGCTCGCCGCGATTCAAGCCGGCGCACGCCAGGTGCAAGGGACGATTAACGGTTACGGCGAGCGGTGCGGCAACGCCAATTTATGCTCCATCATTCCGAATCTGGAGCTGAAGCTCGATTATTCCACGATCGGCGTGGACAAACTGCAGCAGCTTACCGGAACGGCCCGTTATATAAGTGAAATCGCCAATGCGAATATGCCCGTCGGACAGCCTTATGTCGGCAATGCGGCGTTTGCGCATAAGGGCGGCATCCATGTATCGGCCATTTTGAAGGATTCCAAAACGTACGAGCATATCCGTCCGGAACTTGTCGGAAACAAGCAGCGTGTTCTCGTTTCCGAGCTG carries:
- the cimA gene encoding citramalate synthase, producing the protein MTTAISIFDTTLRDGTQGEGISLSADDKLKIALKLDELGVHYIEGGNPGSNNKDIEFFERVKGMKFNAKITAFGSTRRKNSVAEQDASLLRIVESGVPAATLVGKSWDFHVHTALQTTLEENLAMIFDSIAFLKRNGIEAIFDAEHFFDGYKHNPEYALTVLQKAREAGADWIVLCDTNGGTLPGEIHDIVRRVNNEIKANIGIHTHNDCELAVANSLAAIQAGARQVQGTINGYGERCGNANLCSIIPNLELKLDYSTIGVDKLQQLTGTARYISEIANANMPVGQPYVGNAAFAHKGGIHVSAILKDSKTYEHIRPELVGNKQRVLVSELAGQSNVISKAQELGLDINANNNKTREIIDRIKELEHQGYQFEGADASMELLLREAFGEMEEIFQVESFKILVEKTNADMVSEAIVKIRLGDETVYTAAEGNGPVNALDNALRKSLIQFFPKINDIHLSDYKVRVIDEQGATAAKVRVLIESTDFDNTWSTVGVSSNVIEASWEALVDSFRYAILNMSKVESNASENVREQLGLVNH
- a CDS encoding DNA polymerase IV; protein product: MVEDHYPAKGRVILHLDMNAFYCSVHEAEHPEQYKGKPTAVAGSVELRKGVIVTCSYAARAFGVKTGMTVRQGLKACPQLIIIQPDFDLYRRYSRGFMDIARSFTPLVQATSIDECYLDITGSKLYGTPLDIAHRIRERIRTEWGLPCSIGIAPNKLLAKMASDMDKPNGLTVLRIRDVPARLWSRPCDSLFGIGRKTADKLRKLNIRTIGELAASDVSFLTGHFGVMGLWMKEAANGIDRSPVKETIEQSKSVGHTTTLPENLSECEDIHRVLLNLADQTSRRMRRKKLVAQTVQITIRRPDMSTVTRSMTLETPTDNAAEIHREACRLFDFHWKHGGPVRLLGITLQNLSLKDETAVQLDLFDYDKNPRQEALTRAMDKLRDKYGEDAVLTAGMLGDDPSALIRNKRIRGTSLQMDDDLLYIDV